The genomic DNA GACACGTCGTTGGCCACGGCGGTGAGCAGGGCCAGGTCGGTGAACACCTGGGTATGGACCTGGGCGTTCTTGGCCAGGTCGGCGGCGAAATGGCTGGCCATGGAGGCGCTGGCCCCGTTGCCGACCAGATAGATCACCCGGCCGGCCCGGCGCAGGTTCACGGTCACGTCGCGCCAGTGGGCAAAGGCCGCGTCGCCGGCCAGGGGCCTGGCCGCCGCGCCGGTGACCTCCAGAGCGCCCAGGCAGGCCTGGAGGGAGTCGGTATGCTGCCGCCACATGGCCGCGTCAGCCGCCGTTGAGGGCAGTCCACAGTTGGGGGATGGTTTGGGCATGCAGTCCTCGTACATAATAACTCCTCCCGCCGTCGGCTACGGTTCTGACCAACATGGTCTTCCACGGCCTGAAATAGTAGGCGGCGCTGGTGCGCGGGGCTTCCACGCCGAAGTCTTCCGGAAGCTCGTGCATGTCGCACACAAGGGTGGTGAAGCGGCGGATGCCCTGGCCGTCGCCCCGGGCCTGGTCGGCGTTGCGCGCCATGGCCAGGGCCTTGAGGTACACTTCCGGGGCCATGACGGCGCTGCCGAAATTCATGACCGCCCCGTGCTCCAGGCGTTGGACGGCGTGGGCGAAAATCAGGAAATCGTCGTAGCTGGCCCGGCCCAGGGCGGCCCCGTCGCAGTTGGGGTGCTCGTGGACGATGTCGTAGCCGATGCCGACATGGACGGTGACCGGAATGTCCAGGGCGTAGGCCCGGGCGAAAAGGCTCAGGTCGGCGTGGGGCAGGCCGCTTTCCAGGATGTGCCGCCCGACGGCCTCGCCGAAGCCCAGGCCGTCGGCCACGCCCTGGGCCACGATGTCGTTGAGGCGTCCCGTCTCGCGCCACAGGCCGAACTGGCCCTGGGCGATGTACGTGGCCACGCATTCGGTGGTGCGCCCGGCCAGGGCGAATTCGAAGTCATGGATGGCGCAGGCCCCGTTGACCGCGACGCAGTCGACGTAGCCCTGCTCCATCAGATCGAACAGGTAACGCTGCATGCCCGAGCGCAGCACGTGGGCCCCGAGCATGAGGATGCGGGCCGCGCCGCGCCGCCGGGCCTCGCCAAGCGCCTCGGCCACACGTTCAAAGGCGGGATGCACGCATTCGCTGGCCGTGGGCGCGGCGACGACATCGACCCCAAGCAGGCTGCGGCGCTCCGAAAGGGGCAAAAGACGCAGGGCGTCGCGGTCAAATCGCGAGTACTTGCTGGGCATGGCGGCAACCTATTTCATGGTGGCGGTGATGTATTTTTTCATGGACCTGCGGTCCACGAACTTGTCGTTGCCCAGGATGCGCACGGCCAGGGAGCCGGCGACATTGCCGAAAAAGGCCACAAGCTCCTCGTGCACGTCCATGAAGCAGGCCATGGCGGCCACGGAGAACAAGGCGTCCCCGGCCCCGACCCGGTCCACCACGGTGGAGGAAAATGACGGCACCCGGACGAACTCCCGCTGGGGCGTCCACAGCGAACAGCCCCGCGCCCCCTGGGTGACCAGGGCGGCCCGCACGCCCAGCCGGCCGCCGACCTCGACCAGCAGCGGGCGCACCTCGCTGACCTGGTCGCGGGTTTCCAGGCGCAGCTCGTGCTCGGCCAGGGCGAAAAAATCCGCCCGCGGATAGCGCCCGATGGTGTTGAACCCCCGGTTGCCGGCGTTGGCCTGGGTGTTGACGGCCAGAAACGGGGCCTGGGCGGCCAGCGCCTCGACCATGGCCGAGGACACCATGCCGTGGCCGAAATCCGCGACAATGACCATGTCGTAGCCGGCCAGAAGCTGGCGCAGCCTGTCGCACAGGGCCGCGTCGAGCTCGGCCGGCAGCGGGTCGTCCTTCATGACGTAGATTTCCAGCACCTTGTTGAGGGAACCTTC from Solidesulfovibrio carbinolicus includes the following:
- a CDS encoding SIS domain-containing protein, with amino-acid sequence MPKPSPNCGLPSTAADAAMWRQHTDSLQACLGALEVTGAAARPLAGDAAFAHWRDVTVNLRRAGRVIYLVGNGASASMASHFAADLAKNAQVHTQVFTDLALLTAVANDVSFDQVFVEPLRSRLVAGDMLVAISSSGNSPNVVNACRYANEIGAAVVTISAMGPDNAIRALGDLNFWIPANNYGMAETGHACILHYWMDSVSTKSTF
- a CDS encoding ornithine cyclodeaminase family domain, which produces MPSKYSRFDRDALRLLPLSERRSLLGVDVVAAPTASECVHPAFERVAEALGEARRRGAARILMLGAHVLRSGMQRYLFDLMEQGYVDCVAVNGACAIHDFEFALAGRTTECVATYIAQGQFGLWRETGRLNDIVAQGVADGLGFGEAVGRHILESGLPHADLSLFARAYALDIPVTVHVGIGYDIVHEHPNCDGAALGRASYDDFLIFAHAVQRLEHGAVMNFGSAVMAPEVYLKALAMARNADQARGDGQGIRRFTTLVCDMHELPEDFGVEAPRTSAAYYFRPWKTMLVRTVADGGRSYYVRGLHAQTIPQLWTALNGG